From Amphiprion ocellaris isolate individual 3 ecotype Okinawa chromosome 10, ASM2253959v1, whole genome shotgun sequence, one genomic window encodes:
- the LOC129349906 gene encoding dnaJ homolog subfamily C member 1-like — protein sequence MGVRTGPCRFLLPWLLLLVSAVPPLNAWDADLELLDLVEEIPQTFYQFLNLDQEASPTEIKKAYRRLSLILHPDKNKDENAETQFRQLVAIYEVLKDEERRRRYDDILVNGLPDWRQPVFYYRRVRKMSNAELGFLLFLILTVGHYAVIWSIYLEKQLDELLSKKKKEKKKKLSSRPAEELRCIGQDRADRVQDRPHWQDILPLKLSIWLYLSVKNLPHTVQEVKQYYEDYQQMKQQQREEAEAEHEAATREKRTKVKKQKVEFPVYEPSSESSSQSYVQTTSIEDIEDQMDDWLQDRRAARRKAADWTEEELSLLSRLMVKFPGGAPGRWEKIAHELGRSVADVTTKVKQVKDNVSHSSGLVKLSELKAPPPAVDDRVMTQRVGGACEEEQEDEEVPAVRRRNRKCSAVTDGGEVKVRGRRQRDFDPTAAEDEEVEPQANREKVDSAVWTQNQQKLLELALQQFPRGTAERWDRIAKVVPGKTKEECMIRYKMLAELVQKRKQAKS from the exons ATGGGGGTCCGTACCGGTCCGTGCCGTTTCCTGCTCccttggctgctgctgctggtctcGGCGGTCCCCCCTCTGAACGCCTGGGACGCGGACCTGGAGCTGCTGGACCTGGTGGAGGAGATCCCGCAGACTTTCTACCAGTTCCTGAACCTGGACCAG GAGGCGTCCCCAACAGAGATAAAGAAGGCGTATCGTCGTCTGTCTCTGATTCTGCATCCTGATAAGAACAAAGATGAAAATGCTGAAACTCAGTTCAGACAG CTGGTGGCCATTTATGAAGTCCTGAAAGACGAGGAGAGACGACGCAG GTACGATGACATCCTGGTGAACGGGCTCCCTGATTGGCGGCAGCCGGTCTTCTATTACAGACGGGTGAGGAAGATGAGCAACGCCGAGCTGggcttccttctcttcctcatcctcactGTGGGACACTACGCCGTCATCTGGTCCATCTACCTGGAGAAGCAGCTG gacGAGCTGCTGagtaagaagaagaaggagaagaagaagaagctgagctCCAGGCCTGCAGAGGAGCTCAGGTGTATCGGTCAGGACCGGGCTGACAG agTTCAGGACCGACCTCACTGGCAGGACATCCTCCCTCTGAAGCTCAGCATCTGGCTCTACCTGTCGGTCAAGAACCTGCCGCACACTGTCCAG GAGGTGAAGCAGTACTATGAGGACTAccagcagatgaagcagcagcagagagaagaagctGAAGCTGAGCATGAAGCTGCTACAA GAGAGAAGAGGACCAAGGTGAAGAAGCAGAAGGTGGAGTTTCCTGTTTATGAGCCGTCCTCAGAGAGCAGCTCCCAGAGCTATGTCCAGACCACGTCCATCGAGGACATCGAGGACCAGATGGACGACTGGCTGCAGGACAGGAGGGCTGCCAGGAGGAAG GCTGCTGATTGGACGGAGGAGGAGCTCAGCCTCCTCAGCAGGTTGATGGTTAAATTCCCAGGAGGAGCTCCGGGCCGATGGGAGAAGATCGCTCATGAACTGGGCCGATCGGTGGCCGAC GTGACCACCAAAGTCAAACAGGTGAAGGACAACGTGAGCCACAGCTCAG GTCTGGTGAAGCTGTCAGAGCTGAAAGCCCCTCCCCCTGCTGTGGATGACAGAGTGATGACTCAGAGGGTAGGCGGGGCCTgtgaggaggaacaggaggacgaggaggTTCCGGCGGTCCGGaggagaaacaggaagtgttcCGCGGTGACAGACGGAGGGGAGGTGAAAGTCAGAGGTCGTCGGCAGAGAGACTTTGACCCGACGGCGGCGGAGGACGAGGAGGTGGAGCCTCAGGCGAACAGAGAGAAGGTGGACTCTGCTGTTTGGACTCAGAACCAGCAGAAACTGCTGGAACTTGCTCTGCAACAGTTTCCCCGAGGAACCGCAGAACGCTGGGATCGCATCGCCAAGGTGGTTCCAGGAAAGACAAAG GAGGAGTGTATGATCCGCTACAAGATGTTGGCTGAACTTGTCCAGAAGAGGAAACAGGCAAAGAGCTGA